The following DNA comes from Camelina sativa cultivar DH55 chromosome 14, Cs, whole genome shotgun sequence.
TATTTAGGATCTAAGCAGAAGTGGAAATGTAATCTTCTTCCCAAGGTTAAGAAGATTTTGTTTCTGAGCTCCacttgaagaagacgaaggagaagTGAATTAACACCTGCTAGTGAAGGCACGTAAGAAGACAGGAAACAAACCCTATAACGGTTTAATTTAGATGGATTCATATTTAACAGACACAAATCATGGAGtaattatgatgatgattgattggGAGGGGGAACAAGCGCTTGTGTGATTTTGAAGAGTTTCTCAGCTTTAAGTGCCAGTGAAGCAGAAGAATCTTGGTAGATGCTAACTTAGGATCTGGGTCAGGTCGCGAAAAGGAAGAAATCAGATTCGAGACTCTTCGATGCAGTTCAGTGTCTTGATCTGGTGTGTGATactttgattatatatatacatacactcTGTGTCTTTactgccttcttcttcttcttcttcctgttttTTGGAGCCTGGTACATTTTGTAAAATGCCTTTATACCTTTTGGTGGGggaatgtaatatatatacatagtgaCATATTAACTTGCTAGCCAAGTAAGTTGAAGAGAGTATCTAATAAGGATGCATCTCTTACATTTTTTGGGTGAACCTGTATTAACATTTTCATATCTTCGTTAATTGAATTAGGCTTTGGTTTAATAAGGTAAACGTTATCACGACCTGCTGCTACATATTCTAAAGTTGTCTAATGCAATTGTTAGATCTAATTTATAATATGCATAATTTGCTTCATATTCTACTGTTGCTACTATCTAAACAGTTTGCTTAACTCTTGTGTTGTCTGTCATATACGAATACGAATACGAATACGATACTCTTTTATGTAATCTTTAGTTCTatggaattttgtttttgtaatgaagaaataaaaaataaagaaaagaagaggaaaggcGAGAATGTACGTGGCAAATTAATTGGCTCAGAAGTGATATCACTGTCCAAAACTCACAAACCAGATCCTGTGGTCATCTTCTCTCCttattcctctctctctctccttcttcaccttcttattttatttctgATATGTCAAAATCCTCCGATCCAACCATTTCTCAAACGacaaaaaaacttgtaaagTCTCACTTTCGTTATCCATTTCCAATTTCGACCAAGAAGAGTCTTCTCAATGACAGTCTAGCATGCAAAAAGATTCATCACATAACACAACAAGCGTATGCCTTTACAACAATTTATCCAAACtactttaaacaattttttgttttcaaatatataattttaaaaaaaatttgagctCTGTTTTTGTTGCAGAAGCAGAGTATTGAATAACAATGGTGGGTAGTATCGTTGGCAGTAACATGGCGGCGACTGATGCGAGGTTTCTAAGTTCCAATTTTGGTAACAGTTTCAGCATCAACACTACCAGACTTCACAGATTCCATGATCGCTCCCAAATCGTAATCCCTAGGGCTCAGTCTTCttctccgtctccgtctccaCCCTCCGACAAAAAGAAGGGCAAGACCCGACTCGGTACCACAACCACTAAGGAAAGCGAAGAGACGGCGGCGAAGAAACTCGACGCAGCACCAGCAGCTCCGCCTTCGGCTCAGTCTCCGCCGTCACTGAAGCTGGACGATGTGAACCCTGTGGGATTAGGACGGCGATCGCGGCAGATCTTCGATGAGGTGTGGCGTAAATTCTCTGGATTAGGTCAGATGTCGAGGACGACCCGACCCGATGAGCAGGAGACTCTTGATAGTCTTCTCATGAGAGAAGGACCTATGTGTGAGTTCGTTGTTCCTGGCGCTCAAAACGTCACCGTTTTAGTCGTCGGAGCTACTAGTCGAATCGGCCGTATCGTCGTCCGTAAACTCTTGCTCCGTGGCTACACCGTTAAGGTTGTTCGATTACATTACTGATTCCTTTATATAATAATGGTCACAAGTCTCAATATTCGTATAATATAAAGTATTTGGTGTACTTATATGCAATTGCTgcttttaagagtttttaaagAGTGAGGTTGTTGTGTTTAGGCACTGGTGAGGAAACAAGATGAGGAAGTGATGAGTATGTTGCCAAGATCAGTGGATATTGTTGTTGGAGATGTGGGAGAACCGTCAACGCTCAAATCTGCAGTTGAAAGCTGCAACAAGATCATCTACTGCGCCACTGCTCGGTCTACTATTACTGCTGACCTTACCCGGGTTGATCATTTGGGTGTTTATAACCTCACCAAAGCTTTTCAGGTATAAACTAAGTTTGATCACGTGGTTGATTCGgttactttgtttttgttgagcACAGAGTAGTCATTCCTGTGTATTGGTTTTGTGTATTATGCAGGATTACAATAACAGACTAGCGCAACTAAGAGCGGGTAAAAGCAGCAAAAGCAAGCTTTTAATTGCTAAGTTCAAGTCGGCCGAGGCTCTTGAGGGTTGGGAAATTCGTCAAGGAAGTTACTTTCAGGACACAACTGCTAGTAAATATGATGGTGGAATGGATGCTAAGTTCGAGTTCACCGAAACTGAGAGAGCCGAATTTTCAGGTACACTCTTATCTTCTGAGAATATGCCAATGTGAAACTTTTTACTTTTGATGTGATTTTTAAGGTATAGTGGTTTTTAAAATGCAGGTTATGTTTTCACCCGTGGAGGATATGTTGAGTTGTCGAAGAAACTTTCACTTCCACTGGGTGCCACTCTTGACAGGTAAAGTCTGGTTTCAAA
Coding sequences within:
- the LOC104775775 gene encoding uncharacterized protein LOC104775775, with protein sequence MVGSIVGSNMAATDARFLSSNFGNSFSINTTRLHRFHDRSQIVIPRAQSSSPSPSPPSDKKKGKTRLGTTTTKESEETAAKKLDAAPAAPPSAQSPPSLKLDDVNPVGLGRRSRQIFDEVWRKFSGLGQMSRTTRPDEQETLDSLLMREGPMCEFVVPGAQNVTVLVVGATSRIGRIVVRKLLLRGYTVKALVRKQDEEVMSMLPRSVDIVVGDVGEPSTLKSAVESCNKIIYCATARSTITADLTRVDHLGVYNLTKAFQDYNNRLAQLRAGKSSKSKLLIAKFKSAEALEGWEIRQGSYFQDTTASKYDGGMDAKFEFTETERAEFSGYVFTRGGYVELSKKLSLPLGATLDRYEGLVLSVGGNGRSYVVILEAGPTSDMSQSKQYFARINTKAGFCRVRVPFSALRPVNLEDPPLDPFLVHTLTIRFEPKRQRPADGLAGTQQDLRSFSLVFEYIKALPAGQETDFILVSCTGSGVEPNRREQVLKAKRAGEDSLRRSGLGYTIIRPGPLKEEPGGQRALIFDQGNRISQGISCADVADICVKALHDSTARNKSFDVCHEYVAEQGIELYELVAHLPDKANNYLTPALSVLEKNT